From the genome of Segatella hominis, one region includes:
- a CDS encoding ABC transporter permease, whose translation MFKKLYHIALRECGIMWKNPIYFFCMIIFPIAVVIFFTTLMKDGVPTDMPVGIVDQDHSATSRQLVHKLDAFQTTKVVSHYENIAEARHAIQKNEIYAFLFIPSGTEAGLMASRQPKISFYYSSVSLAAGSLLFRDLKTISTLGGAAAGMAKLSALGKTNDEIMTFLQPIAVDLHMIGNPYANYNYYLSTVMVPGLIMLFIFLITPYSIGTELKFNRARDWMRMAGNNPYLAIAGKMLPQTLIFLSIFLLFEFYIYYVLGFPHPGGAAPIILLGILSVLSCQCFGIFAFGLMPSLRMSMSICSLWGVVSFSICGATYPLFAMDSPIQAIGQLFPMRHYYMIYQMNIFNGFPMSDAVLHWSALVLFCALPILTVWNIKKAMLVYKYLP comes from the coding sequence ATGTTTAAGAAATTATATCATATTGCTCTCAGAGAATGCGGCATCATGTGGAAGAATCCTATCTATTTCTTCTGCATGATCATCTTCCCCATCGCAGTGGTGATTTTCTTCACCACCCTGATGAAGGATGGTGTGCCTACCGATATGCCTGTGGGCATTGTAGATCAGGACCATTCTGCCACATCCCGCCAGCTGGTGCACAAGCTCGATGCATTCCAGACCACGAAGGTTGTGTCTCATTACGAGAACATCGCTGAAGCAAGACATGCGATACAGAAGAATGAAATCTACGCCTTTCTGTTTATCCCAAGCGGCACGGAGGCCGGTCTGATGGCTTCCCGCCAACCTAAGATTTCCTTCTACTACAGTAGTGTATCTCTAGCTGCCGGTTCCCTACTCTTCCGCGATCTGAAGACCATCTCCACTTTAGGAGGAGCCGCTGCAGGAATGGCCAAGCTTTCAGCATTAGGCAAGACGAATGACGAGATTATGACCTTCCTGCAACCTATCGCCGTAGATTTGCACATGATTGGCAATCCATACGCCAATTACAATTACTATCTCTCTACCGTGATGGTTCCGGGACTCATCATGCTTTTCATCTTCCTGATTACACCTTATTCTATAGGTACGGAACTGAAGTTCAACAGGGCCAGAGACTGGATGCGAATGGCAGGCAACAATCCTTATCTCGCCATCGCGGGTAAGATGCTGCCCCAGACACTCATCTTCCTGAGCATCTTCCTGCTATTCGAGTTCTACATCTATTATGTATTGGGATTTCCTCATCCGGGTGGCGCAGCGCCTATCATTTTGTTAGGCATTCTGAGTGTATTATCCTGTCAGTGCTTTGGCATTTTTGCCTTCGGTCTGATGCCATCCCTGCGCATGTCGATGAGCATTTGCTCACTTTGGGGCGTGGTAAGTTTCTCCATCTGCGGAGCCACCTACCCACTCTTTGCCATGGATTCACCCATCCAGGCTATCGGACAACTCTTTCCGATGCGCCACTACTATATGATTTACCAGATGAACATCTTCAATGGGTTCCCGATGAGCGATGCAGTACTCCACTGGAGCGCCCTCGTTCTCTTCTGTGCCCTGCCTATCCTTACCGTCTGGAACATCAAGAAGGCAATGCTGGTTTACAAGTACTTGCCGTAG
- a CDS encoding HlyD family secretion protein: MSKKSQHNNILLAVIGFTAVVIIVGVIGFFTLEHDDETIQGEIEVSEYRVSCKLPGRIVEIRVKEGDYVHVGDTLAILEVPEVKSQEKMLQATNEATMALQDLTDAGARKEQVQGAYQLYQQAMAAAEIAKKTYTRIQNLFDEGVMSGQKRDEAFAAYKATEAQVQAAKSQYEMAKNGAREQEKRVAASNTKASKSAVDVVKNLLKETIQVAQVEGEVSSVYPKVGELVGLGSPIMSISIMNDMWGTFNVREDRLAGLNKGAEFTAFVPAFNKDIKMKVYYLKDQGSYATWKATKDNGDYDRKTFEVKARPITKLEGLRPGMSLIIKK; the protein is encoded by the coding sequence ATGTCTAAGAAGTCACAACACAATAACATACTATTGGCAGTAATCGGTTTTACTGCTGTAGTCATCATCGTAGGCGTTATCGGTTTCTTCACTTTAGAGCACGATGACGAAACGATTCAGGGAGAAATCGAGGTTTCTGAGTATAGAGTTTCCTGCAAGTTGCCAGGCCGTATCGTAGAGATACGCGTCAAGGAAGGCGACTATGTGCATGTAGGCGATACGCTCGCCATTCTCGAAGTACCAGAGGTAAAATCTCAAGAGAAAATGCTCCAGGCTACCAATGAAGCAACCATGGCGCTGCAGGATTTAACGGATGCCGGTGCCCGCAAGGAACAGGTACAGGGCGCTTATCAGCTCTACCAACAGGCGATGGCAGCTGCAGAAATAGCCAAGAAAACCTACACCCGCATCCAGAATCTCTTCGATGAGGGAGTGATGAGCGGTCAGAAGCGCGATGAAGCTTTTGCTGCCTATAAGGCCACAGAAGCTCAGGTGCAGGCTGCCAAAAGCCAATACGAAATGGCCAAGAATGGTGCCAGAGAGCAAGAGAAGAGAGTGGCTGCCAGCAATACCAAAGCTTCTAAAAGTGCAGTGGATGTAGTCAAGAACTTGCTCAAGGAAACCATTCAGGTGGCACAGGTAGAAGGCGAAGTTAGTTCTGTCTATCCTAAGGTTGGCGAACTGGTAGGCTTGGGATCTCCTATCATGAGCATCTCCATCATGAACGATATGTGGGGCACATTCAATGTACGCGAAGACCGTCTGGCTGGTCTCAACAAGGGTGCAGAATTCACAGCATTCGTTCCTGCTTTCAACAAGGACATCAAGATGAAGGTATATTATCTGAAAGACCAGGGCTCTTACGCTACATGGAAGGCAACCAAGGATAATGGCGATTACGACCGCAAGACTTTTGAGGTAAAGGCTCGCCCTATCACCAAGTTGGAAGGTCTGCGTCCAGGAATGTCTTTGATCATTAAAAAGTGA
- a CDS encoding TolC family protein produces MKKIVTFCLLFAAMLPMKAQNVLSLDSCRAMALRNNKQINASRLKKDIAYNLKKSARTKYLPKVDALGGYEWFNREISLLNSNQKSAISNIGSNLGAGVTNNLSTMMGELVSQGLISQEAAQQIGQALGSKLPGVTEKLNGAGQNLVDAFRTDTRNIWAGSIMLRQPIYMGGAIIAANKIADIGEQMAANDIDMQTQNTLYNIDQAYWMVVSLRQKQKLATSYRDLVKKLDDDVHKMIKQGVATKADGLKVDVKVNEADMQIMQVEDGLTLSKMLLCQLCGIPMNQDIQLADEEKESLALSGQAIDIHQQEAAASDSAKSTRPELKMLQNAIDLSKESVKLIRAAYLPHVALTGGYTISNPNVFNGFQKKFSGVWNVGVLVQVPVWNWFDGTYKVRAAKATSQIAQMNLDDTSEKIHLQITQSQFKVKEAEKKLNMAQKNIKSAEENLRCANLGFKEGVMDITDVMTAQTAWQKAQSQKIDAEIDVKLTQIGLNKALGILQ; encoded by the coding sequence ATGAAAAAGATTGTAACTTTTTGCCTGTTATTTGCCGCAATGCTCCCTATGAAGGCTCAAAATGTATTGAGCCTTGACAGTTGCAGAGCCATGGCATTGCGCAATAATAAGCAAATCAATGCGTCAAGACTCAAGAAGGATATCGCTTACAACCTGAAGAAATCTGCAAGAACCAAGTATCTCCCCAAAGTAGATGCACTGGGCGGATACGAATGGTTCAACCGTGAGATTTCCCTTCTCAACAGTAACCAGAAAAGTGCCATCAGCAATATCGGATCCAACTTAGGAGCTGGGGTCACCAACAACCTGAGCACCATGATGGGCGAGCTTGTCAGTCAGGGACTTATCTCTCAGGAGGCTGCCCAGCAGATTGGTCAGGCTCTCGGAAGCAAGTTGCCGGGAGTAACAGAAAAGCTTAATGGAGCTGGTCAAAATCTAGTAGATGCCTTCCGCACGGATACCCGAAATATCTGGGCCGGTAGCATCATGCTCCGTCAACCTATTTATATGGGAGGAGCCATCATTGCAGCCAACAAGATAGCTGACATTGGCGAGCAAATGGCTGCAAACGATATTGACATGCAGACGCAAAATACGCTTTACAATATCGACCAGGCATACTGGATGGTTGTTTCTTTGAGACAGAAGCAGAAACTTGCCACCAGCTATAGAGATTTAGTCAAGAAACTGGATGATGATGTGCATAAAATGATCAAGCAGGGTGTAGCTACAAAGGCAGACGGTCTCAAAGTCGATGTGAAGGTAAACGAAGCGGATATGCAGATTATGCAGGTAGAAGATGGTCTGACCCTCTCCAAGATGCTGCTCTGTCAGCTCTGCGGTATTCCGATGAATCAGGACATTCAGTTGGCTGACGAAGAAAAAGAATCACTTGCCCTTTCCGGTCAGGCGATAGATATTCATCAGCAAGAAGCGGCTGCATCCGATTCAGCCAAGAGTACCCGTCCAGAGTTGAAGATGCTTCAGAATGCGATTGACCTTTCCAAAGAAAGTGTGAAATTGATACGTGCTGCTTATTTGCCACATGTAGCTTTGACTGGCGGTTATACGATTTCCAATCCTAACGTTTTCAACGGTTTTCAGAAGAAATTTTCAGGAGTATGGAATGTAGGCGTCCTCGTACAAGTACCGGTATGGAACTGGTTTGACGGCACCTATAAAGTACGTGCTGCAAAAGCAACCTCCCAAATTGCTCAAATGAATTTGGATGATACGAGCGAAAAAATCCATCTTCAAATCACCCAAAGTCAATTCAAGGTAAAGGAAGCTGAAAAGAAGCTCAATATGGCACAAAAGAACATCAAGAGTGCTGAAGAGAATCTGAGATGCGCTAACTTAGGATTCAAGGAAGGAGTGATGGATATTACGGATGTTATGACCGCACAGACTGCCTGGCAGAAAGCCCAAAGTCAGAAAATCGATGCTGAAATTGATGTAAAACTTACCCAAATCGGCTTGAACAAGGCATTGGGTATTTTACAATAA
- a CDS encoding FimB/Mfa2 family fimbrial subunit produces the protein MKTTLFNAMLAITMMMCSCEKFTPEEESSKPIPRENNVTLDLSSKNQVKKACKKVSFGFFKDDAKAGIISQTSDDSDFGAIHLSLAAGTYEVVAIGHNGSGTTISSPEKITFTSNKVTDTFYYYGILDVTDGEKTTESITLKRAVGMFRLAIKDEIPEQAKKIKFYYTGGSSTLNAKTGYGCVNSKQTEILDLVKNQQVYEVYTFPHEGDKKLTVTIDILDKNDFTIATTTFSDVPILKNYITKYSGKLFTGLSGGTGDIDIDFIFDPEWAGENEYEF, from the coding sequence ATGAAAACAACCCTATTTAATGCGATGTTAGCCATCACCATGATGATGTGCTCATGCGAAAAGTTTACCCCAGAGGAAGAAAGTAGCAAACCAATTCCTAGAGAAAACAATGTTACCCTTGACTTAAGTTCAAAAAACCAAGTAAAGAAAGCATGCAAGAAGGTAAGTTTTGGATTTTTCAAGGACGATGCAAAAGCGGGAATCATCAGTCAAACGTCAGACGATTCCGATTTTGGAGCCATTCATCTCAGTTTGGCAGCAGGAACTTACGAAGTTGTTGCCATCGGTCACAATGGCTCCGGCACAACGATTTCTTCTCCTGAAAAGATTACTTTCACAAGCAATAAAGTAACAGATACTTTTTATTATTATGGAATTCTTGACGTCACCGATGGAGAAAAAACCACAGAAAGCATCACGCTTAAAAGAGCAGTTGGTATGTTTCGCTTAGCCATCAAAGATGAGATTCCAGAGCAGGCTAAGAAAATTAAATTTTATTACACAGGAGGCAGTAGTACTTTGAATGCTAAAACCGGTTACGGATGTGTGAACAGTAAACAGACTGAGATTTTAGATCTGGTGAAAAACCAGCAGGTTTATGAAGTTTATACCTTTCCTCACGAAGGAGATAAGAAATTGACCGTTACCATCGACATCTTAGACAAAAATGATTTTACAATAGCGACAACAACATTTTCGGATGTTCCCATCCTCAAAAACTATATAACAAAATATAGCGGCAAGTTGTTTACTGGCTTATCAGGCGGGACAGGCGACATTGACATCGACTTTATTTTTGATCCAGAATGGGCGGGCGAAAACGAATATGAATTTTAA
- a CDS encoding Cof-type HAD-IIB family hydrolase, with product MDKNSKIKALFFDIDGTLVSFQTHRIPQSTVEALEKAKQNGVNIYISTGRPIILITNLGQIEHLIDGYITTNGARCFVENHTVCQCPILRSDVQKVIEAADRDDYSVIVVGEKQLAIHHLTPIVEKIFVEGLGVDSLDFQTNIDDLKDEDILQLTPFCSVEQESELMLSLENCTSGRWHPAFTDITAAQADKGKGLQAMADYLGLNIDETMAFGDGGNDISIIKKAGIGVAMGNAGDNLKEVADYITTSVDEDGVKNALAHFGVI from the coding sequence ATGGACAAGAATTCAAAAATCAAAGCTTTATTTTTTGATATAGATGGTACTTTGGTAAGTTTTCAAACACATCGCATCCCTCAAAGTACTGTTGAAGCGCTGGAAAAAGCGAAGCAAAATGGTGTCAATATATATATATCTACAGGTCGCCCTATCATACTTATTACAAATCTGGGACAGATAGAACATCTGATAGATGGCTATATAACGACTAATGGTGCGCGATGTTTTGTGGAAAATCATACTGTTTGCCAGTGTCCGATTCTTCGTTCTGATGTGCAGAAAGTGATTGAAGCGGCTGATCGTGATGATTATTCTGTCATAGTAGTAGGAGAGAAGCAGTTGGCTATTCATCATTTAACCCCTATTGTCGAAAAAATATTTGTGGAAGGATTAGGGGTTGATTCCCTTGATTTCCAAACGAATATTGACGATTTGAAAGATGAGGATATCTTGCAACTTACTCCATTCTGTAGTGTTGAACAAGAGAGTGAGTTGATGCTGTCATTGGAAAATTGTACTTCCGGAAGATGGCATCCTGCTTTTACCGATATTACTGCTGCTCAAGCTGATAAAGGTAAAGGGTTACAGGCAATGGCTGATTATCTGGGCTTGAACATAGATGAAACCATGGCTTTCGGCGACGGTGGCAATGATATTTCCATCATAAAAAAGGCTGGTATCGGTGTTGCGATGGGAAATGCTGGTGATAATCTTAAAGAAGTCGCAGACTATATTACGACCTCTGTTGATGAGGATGGGGTAAAGAATGCTCTTGCTCATTTTGGTGTTATTTGA
- a CDS encoding lytic transglycosylase domain-containing protein, translating to MKRITMVLVSIFMLTLKVVSASAETNSIENASSNEFDWNPVMEAIIQVESGGNRYAKSGSSVGVMQITPICVAECNNILKKKNSKKRYKLSDRFSISKSKEMFLLLQSAYNPLNSIERAIRAWNGGNHYNVKRTQRYFEKVMKLLKK from the coding sequence ATGAAGAGAATAACTATGGTATTAGTTAGCATTTTTATGCTGACATTAAAAGTAGTTTCTGCGTCGGCTGAAACAAATTCAATTGAAAATGCATCCTCTAATGAATTTGATTGGAATCCAGTGATGGAGGCGATAATTCAGGTAGAGAGTGGAGGTAACCGATACGCAAAAAGTGGTTCCTCTGTAGGAGTTATGCAAATTACTCCTATCTGTGTTGCTGAATGCAATAATATTCTTAAAAAAAAGAATAGCAAGAAGCGCTATAAACTATCTGATAGATTTAGTATTTCAAAGTCTAAGGAAATGTTTCTGCTTTTGCAATCAGCTTACAATCCTCTTAATAGTATAGAACGTGCAATTCGCGCTTGGAATGGTGGTAATCATTATAATGTGAAGAGAACGCAACGCTATTTTGAGAAAGTCATGAAACTTTTGAAAAAGTAA
- a CDS encoding tyrosine-type recombinase/integrase has protein sequence MTAKEIDFLSSREMLGFTLPVMHTKGSNWYVDFYAHDPVSGRMKRKKYMLNKFKTDQKKRMMGSLLIYNITAKLTAGWNPWVNVDKSRQFTEIPIIIGRYRDYVKAMTDKKSMKEKTSIDYLSRVKMLETFIEECKGIKYAYQLDRSFVIDFLDHLMYDRDVSATTRNNYRSWFVSFGTWLMDRKYITENPAIDIRNIAQTEKFRDPLSDGALRRLKEYLYDHNKHFLLACLFEYYTFIRPNELTQIKIGDVSIKDQTVFISSSISKNRKDGLVALNDEILKLMIELKIFEHPSQNYIFGKSLKPGDTRAAYNQLRVEWGKMRTALGFPKEYQFYSLKDTGIRDLANAQGIVVAKEQARHSDISVTNRYIKNQMKVNEETKHFKGSL, from the coding sequence ATGACTGCAAAGGAAATTGATTTTTTGAGTTCGCGTGAAATGTTAGGATTCACGCTTCCAGTGATGCATACCAAGGGGAGCAACTGGTATGTTGACTTTTATGCCCACGACCCAGTATCGGGACGAATGAAGCGCAAGAAGTACATGCTTAACAAGTTTAAGACAGACCAGAAAAAGCGCATGATGGGCAGTTTGCTTATCTACAATATCACAGCTAAATTGACGGCAGGATGGAATCCTTGGGTGAACGTTGACAAGTCTCGCCAATTCACGGAAATACCTATTATCATCGGTAGATACCGTGATTATGTTAAGGCTATGACTGACAAAAAGTCGATGAAGGAAAAGACCTCTATCGACTATCTCAGTCGTGTCAAGATGCTCGAGACATTTATCGAGGAATGCAAGGGCATCAAATATGCCTATCAGTTAGACCGATCCTTTGTTATCGACTTCCTTGACCATCTGATGTATGATCGTGATGTCTCTGCTACGACCAGGAATAACTATCGCTCCTGGTTTGTATCCTTCGGTACCTGGTTGATGGACAGAAAGTATATCACGGAGAATCCTGCTATCGACATTCGCAACATAGCTCAGACGGAGAAGTTCAGAGATCCTCTCTCCGACGGGGCGCTGAGAAGGCTGAAGGAATACTTGTATGATCACAATAAACATTTTCTTTTGGCTTGCCTTTTTGAATATTACACATTCATTCGTCCGAATGAGTTGACGCAGATAAAGATTGGCGATGTATCCATCAAGGACCAGACCGTCTTCATCAGTTCTTCCATCAGCAAAAACAGGAAAGATGGACTTGTTGCCTTGAATGATGAGATACTGAAGCTCATGATTGAGCTGAAGATATTTGAGCATCCAAGCCAGAATTATATCTTCGGTAAAAGCTTGAAACCTGGGGATACTCGTGCGGCATACAACCAGTTGAGAGTAGAATGGGGTAAGATGCGCACAGCCTTGGGATTTCCCAAGGAGTACCAGTTTTACAGCCTGAAGGATACGGGCATCAGGGACTTGGCGAACGCACAGGGCATCGTTGTTGCCAAGGAACAGGCACGCCACTCTGACATATCCGTGACAAACCGATATATCAAGAACCAGATGAAAGTAAACGAGGAGACCAAGCACTTCAAGGGAAGTTTATAG